One Phocaeicola dorei genomic region harbors:
- a CDS encoding TraX family protein, whose protein sequence is MNMTLKPAFGLSGSALKVIAMISMVIDHIALYLLEHGTVLYETMRCIGRIAFPVFAFLIAEGFIHTRSRYRYFFTLLGFAVISEIPWYLLNGADGTYNVMFTLALGLATLMVLENLLQRSLVLGFLWTLGMAGLASWLGVDYEWRGILIIVASYLFNGYGHSFTYSRDMQFFCTFALVIHYGVIGAVMACMILYVYNGTRGFVQGSIAKYGFYAFYPVHLLFISMN, encoded by the coding sequence ATGAATATGACCTTAAAACCGGCATTCGGACTTAGCGGCAGTGCCCTGAAAGTCATTGCCATGATTTCCATGGTGATAGACCATATTGCTCTCTATCTGTTGGAGCACGGTACCGTATTATACGAAACGATGCGCTGTATCGGGCGCATCGCTTTTCCTGTGTTTGCCTTCCTGATAGCAGAAGGATTTATCCATACAAGAAGCAGGTACAGGTATTTCTTTACTCTGCTGGGCTTTGCCGTAATCAGTGAAATACCCTGGTATCTGCTGAATGGTGCTGACGGGACATATAATGTGATGTTTACACTGGCTTTGGGCCTGGCCACACTCATGGTTCTTGAAAATCTTCTGCAACGTAGTCTGGTACTGGGATTTCTTTGGACACTTGGCATGGCCGGACTCGCTTCATGGCTTGGAGTGGATTATGAGTGGAGAGGGATTCTGATAATTGTTGCCTCTTATCTTTTTAATGGATATGGTCACTCTTTCACATATAGCAGAGATATGCAATTTTTTTGCACATTTGCTTTGGTGATACACTATGGGGTTATTGGTGCTGTAATGGCCTGCATGATTCTTTATGTATATAATGGAACAAGAGGATTTGTGCAGGGAAGCATAGCTAAATATGGTTTCTATGCTTTTTACCCTGTACATCTATTATTTATATCAATGAATTGA
- a CDS encoding DUF4099 domain-containing protein — translation MEMHNRNQSGLLPYEKLAILGIDREKADSLPMEVKEKLMAGEVTPIMQVSINARNGSIITMPMKLQMTTDKNGAPALIAYPVRAELDRERNKVLNLTQQEAERLARGEVIQKAINVNGEKTQQYLQLDPETKSVIHKRVTDIKLEQRLKDMEKVNDIELGMQQKQQVREGKPVELNVGGEKVSVGIDLKEQQGFKLIKGDMKEWERQQKLRYDEIHPEYLGLVMTDKNRWEYQKVVDKQSVERAISLSPSWKETKANSLKL, via the coding sequence ATGGAAATGCACAACAGAAATCAGTCCGGTTTGTTGCCATACGAAAAACTGGCAATACTGGGTATCGACCGTGAAAAGGCGGATAGTTTACCCATGGAAGTGAAGGAGAAGCTGATGGCAGGTGAAGTGACTCCCATCATGCAGGTATCCATCAACGCCAGGAACGGCAGCATCATCACCATGCCGATGAAGCTACAGATGACTACAGACAAAAACGGTGCTCCGGCTCTTATTGCCTATCCGGTACGTGCCGAACTGGACCGGGAACGCAACAAGGTTCTCAATCTCACTCAGCAGGAGGCTGAACGCCTGGCCAGAGGTGAGGTAATTCAGAAGGCGATCAATGTGAACGGTGAAAAGACTCAGCAGTATCTGCAGCTTGATCCCGAAACGAAATCCGTCATTCACAAGCGTGTCACTGACATCAAGCTGGAGCAGCGTCTGAAGGACATGGAGAAGGTAAACGACATTGAACTGGGTATGCAGCAGAAGCAGCAGGTACGGGAGGGAAAACCTGTTGAACTGAATGTGGGCGGCGAGAAGGTTTCAGTCGGCATTGACCTGAAGGAGCAACAGGGATTCAAGCTTATCAAGGGTGACATGAAGGAATGGGAAAGACAGCAGAAGCTCCGCTATGACGAGATTCATCCTGAATATCTTGGTCTTGTCATGACTGACAAGAACCGTTGGGAGTATCAGAAGGTGGTGGACAAACAGTCCGTTGAGCGTGCCATTTCACTCTCTCCATCCTGGAAGGAAACAAAAGCAAACAGCCTTAAACTCTAA
- a CDS encoding DNA mismatch repair protein MutS: protein MAPKTDSDNDNGIIRQFNELKKKHPDAMLLFRRNSFYELYKQDAVKAAAVLAIEIADRILPDYKKPVKVASFPQSALDIYLPRLIRSGIRVAICDALDNPLKKKARQDKAENNDRTIQNNTDMGKKKKEQGAQEVPDRTVENTVDVKPAREKKSKAKAETGTDNEVKTEKKDEQKTETAQERKPREPQMVTANGQKVTHGHAYQSATNPADWYFTAKIDGQQLKPQKMEAADLAAYQNKEMTVPQLMERYYPTKLMPKVSEEAFRMPMEIAGPDGSITVNKFNVYKEKDEQRPDFGKYKFYVQVGDTNMSAVASRQDLNAYFDRVATPNQLIEKNFGERLHLKSAYEKYQLPEGVDPKGVRVAKDRNDNKWKVSVDLGEKGQTSRHEISFDDGYSLFKTKTATREQIAAKYLNTEITGMLAANTAKVEKTASMKM, encoded by the coding sequence ATGGCCCCAAAGACAGATTCAGATAATGATAACGGTATCATCCGGCAGTTCAACGAACTGAAGAAGAAGCATCCGGATGCCATGCTACTGTTCAGACGGAACAGTTTCTATGAACTCTATAAGCAGGATGCCGTAAAGGCTGCCGCAGTGCTTGCCATCGAAATTGCAGATAGGATTCTGCCTGATTACAAGAAACCGGTAAAGGTTGCATCATTCCCTCAATCAGCACTGGACATTTATCTGCCCAGACTAATACGTTCTGGAATAAGGGTTGCAATCTGTGATGCCTTGGACAATCCTTTGAAGAAGAAGGCCAGACAGGACAAGGCTGAAAATAATGACAGAACCATTCAAAACAATACAGATATGGGAAAGAAGAAAAAGGAACAGGGTGCGCAGGAAGTTCCTGACAGAACAGTGGAGAACACTGTCGATGTAAAACCTGCAAGGGAAAAGAAGTCGAAGGCCAAAGCTGAGACCGGGACGGATAATGAGGTAAAGACCGAAAAGAAGGACGAACAGAAAACGGAGACAGCCCAGGAACGCAAGCCCCGTGAGCCGCAGATGGTGACGGCCAACGGTCAAAAGGTTACTCATGGTCATGCCTACCAGAGTGCCACCAATCCTGCCGACTGGTACTTTACCGCAAAGATTGACGGACAGCAGCTCAAACCCCAGAAGATGGAAGCAGCCGACCTTGCGGCCTATCAGAACAAGGAAATGACGGTGCCGCAGCTGATGGAACGCTACTATCCGACAAAGCTGATGCCGAAGGTATCTGAGGAAGCCTTCCGTATGCCAATGGAGATTGCAGGACCAGACGGTTCTATAACCGTAAACAAGTTTAATGTCTATAAGGAGAAGGACGAGCAGCGTCCTGACTTTGGGAAATACAAGTTCTATGTTCAGGTTGGAGATACGAACATGTCAGCCGTGGCTTCACGCCAGGACCTGAATGCCTACTTTGACAGGGTGGCCACTCCAAACCAGCTTATTGAAAAGAACTTCGGGGAACGTCTGCATCTGAAATCCGCATACGAGAAGTATCAGCTTCCTGAAGGTGTTGACCCCAAGGGTGTACGTGTAGCCAAGGACAGGAATGACAACAAGTGGAAGGTATCGGTTGACCTCGGAGAGAAAGGACAGACTTCCCGGCATGAAATCTCCTTCGATGACGGCTATTCGCTTTTCAAGACCAAGACGGCCACAAGGGAACAGATTGCAGCCAAATATCTGAATACGGAGATAACCGGTATGCTTGCCGCCAATACCGCAAAGGTGGAGAAAACGGCTTCTATGAAAATGTAA
- a CDS encoding type IV secretory system conjugative DNA transfer family protein, giving the protein MAFEETREQQQMYNYFRSCIYIFLIIEIIMNLPVTADNRVTQFVLDLLARFRVFNSVSGCKVTELICICIVCIGTKAEKSLKFNVRTMVIYPVLAGLTLVGLCFVFHGMSFGFNWMGFPANRLLYAVCSVVGTMLVHQGLDGIAKYYNYKVGEDRFNFENESFQQSETLVSNDYSVNIPMIYYWKKKMHKGWINIINPFRGTIVLGTPGSGKSFGIIDPFIRQHSAKGFAMMVYDFKFPTLAQTLFYQYCKNRKVGKLPQNCGFRIVNFTDVEYSNRINPIQRKYIPDLAAASETAATLLASLNKGGGEKKGGSEAFFTNSAENFLAAIIYFFVNFHPVGFRNGKKLRRFISLEGKKLEIVIRNWDDFNAIDKDGNVVLDFVDENGNDVSTDEDRMFVDLNGYSYKDRTSRKILIQRCWYEDEHGNEVEPDTVTGEFSDMPHVLSFLGRPYDQVFNILMQDDRIASLMAPFKSAYENKANDQLEGMVGTLRVNAARLVSPEAYWVFTGDDFDLKISDRVNPSYLVIANDPEKEQVIGSLNALVLNRLITRVNSKGNIPVSIIVDELPTLYFHKIDRLIGTARSNKVAVTLGFQELPQLEADYGKVGMQKIITTCGNIFMGAARNKETLEWAQNDVFGKAKQTSRSISINDHKVSTTISEKMDFLVPAAKIADMATGWLAGQAARDFTATDDSMLDHFDIEQSEEFKTTKYFCKTHFDMKKIKDEEKHYVALPKIYEFKNDKEKEILLNRNFKRVNQEVEDMVKELLGIS; this is encoded by the coding sequence ATGGCATTTGAGGAGACAAGGGAACAGCAGCAGATGTACAACTACTTCAGGAGCTGCATCTATATCTTTCTGATTATTGAAATCATCATGAACCTGCCTGTTACGGCAGACAACAGGGTTACTCAGTTCGTACTCGACCTGCTGGCACGGTTCAGGGTATTCAATTCCGTATCGGGATGCAAGGTGACCGAACTGATATGCATCTGTATTGTCTGTATCGGCACAAAGGCTGAAAAGTCCCTGAAGTTCAATGTAAGGACAATGGTCATCTATCCGGTACTGGCCGGTCTGACACTTGTAGGACTTTGTTTTGTATTCCATGGCATGAGTTTTGGATTCAACTGGATGGGATTTCCTGCCAACCGTCTTCTGTATGCGGTATGTTCGGTGGTGGGTACCATGCTGGTGCATCAGGGACTGGACGGCATAGCCAAGTATTACAACTATAAGGTTGGTGAGGACCGTTTCAACTTTGAGAACGAATCGTTCCAGCAGTCGGAAACGCTGGTCAGCAATGATTACTCAGTGAACATTCCGATGATATACTACTGGAAAAAGAAGATGCACAAAGGATGGATCAATATCATCAATCCGTTCCGTGGTACGATTGTACTGGGTACGCCGGGTTCGGGTAAGTCTTTCGGTATCATTGACCCGTTCATCAGGCAGCACTCTGCAAAGGGCTTTGCCATGATGGTATATGACTTCAAGTTTCCGACACTTGCACAGACGCTTTTCTATCAGTACTGCAAGAACAGGAAAGTCGGTAAACTGCCTCAGAACTGCGGATTCCGTATAGTAAATTTTACCGATGTGGAATACTCCAACCGTATCAATCCGATTCAGCGGAAATATATCCCGGATCTGGCTGCCGCTTCTGAAACGGCGGCTACTCTTTTGGCCTCACTCAACAAGGGAGGTGGAGAGAAGAAGGGCGGTTCGGAAGCTTTCTTTACCAACTCTGCGGAAAACTTCCTGGCTGCCATCATATATTTCTTTGTGAACTTCCATCCGGTCGGGTTCAGGAACGGGAAGAAGCTTAGACGCTTCATATCACTGGAGGGAAAGAAGCTGGAGATTGTCATACGCAACTGGGATGACTTCAATGCCATCGACAAGGACGGCAATGTGGTGCTTGATTTCGTGGATGAGAACGGCAATGACGTATCGACTGACGAGGACCGTATGTTTGTTGACCTGAACGGATACAGCTATAAGGACAGGACCAGCAGGAAGATTCTGATTCAAAGGTGCTGGTATGAGGATGAGCATGGCAATGAGGTGGAACCGGATACCGTAACCGGAGAGTTCTCGGATATGCCGCATGTGCTTTCATTTCTTGGAAGACCATACGACCAGGTATTCAATATCCTGATGCAGGATGACAGGATTGCTTCACTGATGGCTCCGTTCAAGAGTGCTTACGAAAACAAGGCGAATGACCAGCTGGAAGGTATGGTCGGTACGCTACGTGTGAATGCTGCACGCCTTGTATCTCCGGAAGCATACTGGGTATTCACCGGGGATGATTTCGACCTGAAGATTTCTGACAGGGTAAATCCGAGTTATCTTGTAATTGCCAATGACCCGGAAAAGGAACAGGTTATCGGCTCGCTCAATGCCCTGGTACTGAACCGACTGATTACAAGGGTAAACTCAAAGGGCAATATACCGGTGAGCATCATCGTGGACGAGCTTCCGACACTGTACTTTCACAAGATAGACCGTCTTATCGGTACGGCTCGTTCCAACAAGGTTGCCGTAACTTTAGGTTTCCAGGAGCTTCCACAGCTGGAAGCTGACTACGGTAAGGTCGGTATGCAGAAGATTATCACCACCTGCGGTAATATCTTCATGGGTGCGGCACGTAACAAGGAGACGCTGGAGTGGGCACAGAATGATGTATTCGGAAAGGCAAAGCAGACTTCACGCTCCATTTCCATCAATGACCACAAGGTATCAACCACAATATCTGAGAAGATGGACTTTCTGGTTCCCGCAGCCAAGATTGCGGATATGGCTACCGGCTGGCTGGCCGGGCAGGCTGCACGTGACTTTACGGCTACTGATGACAGTATGCTTGACCATTTTGACATCGAGCAGTCGGAAGAGTTCAAGACTACCAAGTATTTCTGCAAGACACACTTTGATATGAAAAAGATTAAGGACGAGGAAAAACACTATGTGGCTCTACCCAAAATCTATGAGTTCAAGAACGACAAAGAGAAGGAAATCCTGCTCAACCGTAACTTCAAGCGTGTGAACCAGGAAGTGGAGGATATGGTAAAGGAACTTCTCGGTATCAGTTAA
- a CDS encoding glucosaminidase domain-containing protein, whose product MHNTILISLLLMLLPVSVSAQFYTITRDSEILPTERQKEAYNHAGKDVTEGKKNKMMVKDTLIVGPDNKKKLENISRNSDKKASLKTELQKKTDDITKSENHFPELTIPNLYKEIIRNGILYPKIVLAQAILETGWFHSSVCRNKHNLFGLTNPRTGKYYEFNHWTESVQAYYTKVQYKYKGGNYLLWLEEIGYAENPMYKKAIYCILKSL is encoded by the coding sequence ATGCACAACACTATTCTGATTTCACTGCTGTTAATGCTGCTGCCGGTAAGCGTATCGGCACAGTTCTATACGATAACCAGAGATTCGGAAATTCTGCCAACAGAAAGACAAAAAGAGGCTTATAACCATGCTGGAAAGGATGTTACAGAAGGCAAAAAGAATAAGATGATGGTAAAGGATACCCTGATTGTCGGACCGGACAATAAGAAAAAATTGGAAAATATTAGCCGGAATAGTGACAAGAAAGCATCCCTAAAAACAGAACTGCAAAAGAAAACAGATGATATTACTAAATCAGAAAATCATTTTCCTGAACTTACCATCCCCAACCTTTATAAAGAAATCATAAGAAACGGAATCCTATATCCTAAAATCGTATTGGCTCAGGCTATACTGGAAACCGGATGGTTCCATTCTTCAGTATGCCGGAACAAACACAATCTTTTCGGACTTACCAATCCACGTACAGGGAAATACTATGAATTCAATCATTGGACGGAAAGTGTCCAGGCTTATTATACTAAAGTGCAATACAAGTATAAAGGGGGTAACTATCTGCTTTGGCTTGAAGAAATTGGGTATGCAGAAAATCCTATGTATAAAAAAGCCATATATTGTATACTAAAAAGCCTTTGA